AGGTCCCAGCATCAAGCGGGGTGAAATCGGTTGCCTGCTTGAACGCATTGTTACCGAAGACAATAGTGCCATTCGTCAAAGTTATGTTAACGGCTGGCGCATTTGGTGACAGATGTACGAATCGAACATGCGCCTTCCCTGCTGCTGGCGCCGCCAGATTGTCATTTAACACGACTGTTGATATCTTGCTGACAGAATCAACCGCAAACACAGTGTAACTTTCGTTGGCCGTCAAACTTAGGTCAGCGTTGATCACGGTAGTTGAAGTCCCCGCGACATTTACTTTCACGTTGCGCGTACCGGCGTCGACAGACAGGTAAGCTGTGTTGTTGGGAAAGGCCAAACCGCTGCCCGCAACGTTATTGTCCACCAACAGATCAACGGCCGGCGCATTCGGCGACGCGTGAACAACCATTACTGTCGCCTTGTCGGTAGGAACTACTGGATTGTCATCATCACTACACGAGATCATTACCATTGATACTGCAGCCAGTAGCATACAAGTTAATACTGTTTTCCTAAACATCTCTGTCTCCTAATTCAGGTTATCTTTTCGTTAAGTCGTCTCATGAACTGCTCCGAAAGAGCAGGCAAAACTATCTCCTTAAGGCCATACTCTTCTGTTCGAAGATGAGCGAGAGATATTTCTCCCGCTCATCCGGGCGGGTAACAGGAGTGATGGACACAACGGTACTCTCTGTTTTCCTAATACACTTTCCCATTTTGGAAGGACACCGCGCGGAACGTGTCATTCCAGGAGTCTGAATGTGCGCAGCGCCCTATCCAAAATGAGGTTACTTCTTCGCGTCGTCCTTCGGCAGGATTACCGAATCGATGACATGGATTACGCCATTGGAGGTCACGATATCAGTCGTGATCACTTTGGCGCCGTCGATCATAACGCCATCTTTGCTGGCGGTAACCTTGGCCATTTGTCCATTGACGGTCTTGGCTTCGGTCAGTTTCACAACATCAGCTGCCATGACCTTACCGGAAACGACGTGATAGGTAAGAATCGAAGTGAGTTTCGCCTTGTCAGCGAGCAAGGCTTCAACAGTACCTTTCGGTAACTTGGCGAACGCTTCATCTGTCGGAGCGAACACCGTAAAAGGTCCGGCACTCTTGAGAGTCTCCACGAGACCCGCAGCCTTTACGGCTGCGACGAGCGTGTTGAACGAACCGGCGGCGACAGCGGTTTCGACTATGTCCATCGGCTTCTGAGTAGTCTTGGCTTCCATTTTTGAATCTCCTGTTTTTTGTGCGGTAGAAGCGGCATCTTTACCGTAGCTACCAGCGTTGAGGTTTCCGATTCCGGTGAAAAGCAGCGCGATAGCGGCTACAATGGTTGTGAGTTTCTTGTTCATTTACTCTCTCCTGTTTAGAATGCTTCAATTCTGATTCAGTTTGCGACACTAGTAACTGCGAGTCGCGACTCCCCAGCGGCTCTGGATCGACTTAAAGCCGGCTGCTTGATAGATAGCTGCGATTCCAACCAGGACATATACTGCCTTGGCAAGGACAGTTCCGTCACCGAGTAGAGTGGCTACCAGATTGAAGTTCAGGACTCCAACCAACCCCCAATTCAGTCCACCGACGACCAGCAGGATTGCGGCAAGAATGTCGAGTGATTTCATTTTCGTTTCCTTTGCATTAGATGTTAACTACTTCATCGAGTCACATGTTTACTATTTGTCTAACTCTTGACTAATTTAACCTCAATCACACAAAATTGTTCTCGAAAAATTAAGGAAATTTGAAGAAACATTGTAACTATATTGTTCTGTCAACATCTTACGTGCAGCCAACGAACAACGAAACGCCAAGCAGGGAACCGGCACATTAAATTCTTGTTGTCTAAGTTGAGAATTTGATTATCATTTGTCTAGATAATGATCGAAACCCAGAATTGAGCCATTAACGATGACAAAGAGTTTGACCAACGCCGAATTGGGAATCGAAGCAGTCGCACGGCGTTCCGGATTGAGTCAGCATATAATTCGCATCTGGGAACGGCGCTATTCTGTGGTGAGACCTATTCGAACCGCATCCAACCGAAGGCTCTACACCGAAGCCGATGTGGTGAGGCTCGCACTCCTCAATCGAGCTGTCCACGCAGGGCACCGAATCAGTGATATCGCGACACTTCCTACTCCCAAGCTCGAGCAGCTAGTCGGAAAGGACTTCCCAAATCCTGCAGTAACCAGATTCAAAGACAAGGGCGTGAGCCCGAATTTCATCGAGCTTGCGCTAAATGCGATTACAAAATTTGACTTCGCAAGAACTGGGTGCAATTCTGTCACACGCTGATGTAGATCTGGGGCAAACGCAGGCGCTTGACCAAGTAGTCATGCCATTGATGGAATAAATCGGCGAGTTGTGGAAAGAAGGAAAGATTCGAATTGCCCACGAACATATGGCTACCGCAATAATCCGGAATCATGTCGGCGCATTGCTGGCTTCCATGCGGTACCCAATCAACCGACCTTCAATCGTAGTTGCGACGCCAGCTGGACAACTGCACGAACTGGGTGCATTGGTAGTCGCGGTTGCTGCCGCCTTAGAAGGATGGCGCCCCGTCTTTCTCGGATCGAATTTGCCAGCTGATGAGATTGCTGGTGCCGTCCAAAAATCCGGCGCCCGTGCTATCGCCTTGAGCGTGGTGTTCCCGTTCGATGATTCCAAACTCCCGGCAGAGCTAAGTCGACTCAGGCGTATTCTTCCCGAGAGCGTCTCAATAATGATTGGCGGACGGACAGCTGAGGCATATAAGGATACAATCGCCTCAATCCACGCCTTCCGAGTGACAGATATTGATACGTTTCGACTTCAGCTGGAGCTGTTGCGATCAGGCAGAACAACGTCCTCAGTCAAGAAGCCGAAGAGGGGCCGTTAATGTCCATAGAAGGCCGTTGGTTTGAAAATCGCAGTTGGTAAGACAAGAAGGTAATGGAACGTCTAATAAGCAGCGTAATAAAGAGAACGCCAGTAATCCTCGTGGTGGCGCTACTAATTGGACTAGTCTCTCCCGTAGCGGCTAAGACAAGATGGAGTATTGACCTTGAGTCTGGGCTGGCTATCAGTGGTTACAACAATGTGCGAATCCCCGGGAATACCGGTACGAAGTTTTCGCTCTCCCGTGATCTTGAGATCGATCAAACGGTATTCTGGCGGGCGCGATTTTCCCGCATGTTTGGCGATAAACACAGTCTGTCCTTATTGATCGCTCCCCTGACCTTCAATGCGGAAGGCCGACTGGAGAAAGTTCTCAAATTCGCAGGCGGTGAATTTGCCGCCAACACTTTTGTTCGAGCGAAGTACAGATTCGATTCGTATCGAGTGACGTACCGCTACGATTTCTATCGTCGCGAGAAACTACGCTTTGGCATTGGTTTCACCGGCAAGATTCGAGATGCTGCGATCAGCGTCGAAGACGGGGACCAGAGATTTGAGAAGACGAATACCGGGTTCGTGCCCTTGATCAACTTTCGAG
This genomic interval from bacterium contains the following:
- a CDS encoding DUF4397 domain-containing protein, yielding MFRKTVLTCMLLAAVSMVMISCSDDDNPVVPTDKATVMVVHASPNAPAVDLLVDNNVAGSGLAFPNNTAYLSVDAGTRNVKVNVAGTSTTVINADLSLTANESYTVFAVDSVSKISTVVLNDNLAAPAAGKAHVRFVHLSPNAPAVNITLTNGTIVFGNNAFKQATDFTPLDAGTYDLQVRDAATNNTVVLDLPGIALTNGKIYTVFAKGFLGGTGAQALGAQIIVNK
- a CDS encoding MerR family transcriptional regulator, coding for MTKSLTNAELGIEAVARRSGLSQHIIRIWERRYSVVRPIRTASNRRLYTEADVVRLALLNRAVHAGHRISDIATLPTPKLEQLVGKDFPNPAVTRFKDKGVSPNFIELALNAITKFDFARTGCNSVTR
- a CDS encoding cobalamin-dependent protein (Presence of a B(12) (cobalamin)-binding domain implies dependence on cobalamin itself, in one of its several forms, or in some unusual lineages, dependence on a cobalamin-like analog.), encoding MATAIIRNHVGALLASMRYPINRPSIVVATPAGQLHELGALVVAVAAALEGWRPVFLGSNLPADEIAGAVQKSGARAIALSVVFPFDDSKLPAELSRLRRILPESVSIMIGGRTAEAYKDTIASIHAFRVTDIDTFRLQLELLRSGRTTSSVKKPKRGR
- a CDS encoding fasciclin domain-containing protein, coding for MEAKTTQKPMDIVETAVAAGSFNTLVAAVKAAGLVETLKSAGPFTVFAPTDEAFAKLPKGTVEALLADKAKLTSILTYHVVSGKVMAADVVKLTEAKTVNGQMAKVTASKDGVMIDGAKVITTDIVTSNGVIHVIDSVILPKDDAKK
- a CDS encoding DUF378 domain-containing protein, with the protein product MKSLDILAAILLVVGGLNWGLVGVLNFNLVATLLGDGTVLAKAVYVLVGIAAIYQAAGFKSIQSRWGVATRSY